The following are encoded together in the Lathyrus oleraceus cultivar Zhongwan6 chromosome 3, CAAS_Psat_ZW6_1.0, whole genome shotgun sequence genome:
- the LOC127126399 gene encoding polynucleotide 3'-phosphatase ZDP isoform X3 produces the protein MQQIPKVFLLIASLPIFAISVNACSLSFQNLSMALSKVVAEYAKSNRSMCKKCFVPIQSKTLRLGLVSRGMARLLDITKWHHFSCFPISSSNSHPKTITGFSSLKSGDQEPLTKFFAGQDKSEDLSTSDVNSGVNITFSVSDVKSTYKDATLLPKWKAFQTVIFLERDDGLQDSSKIAAFDFDGCLAKTAVNITGPNAWSLMYPVIPDKLQSLYNNGYKLVIFTNESNIERWKNQRQKAVDSKIGRLNQFIEKVKVPIQVFIACGTGKSGKAGTKEADPFRKPKPGMWQLMEKHFNSGITIDMNQSFYVGDAAGRKKDHSDADIKFAEANGLKFHLPEDFFAA, from the exons ATGCAGCAAATTCCCAAAGTCTTCTTGTTGATTGCCTCTCTTCCCATTTTCGCCATTTCTGTGAACGCTTGTTCTCTCTCATTTCAAAACTTGTCGATGGCGCTGTCCAAGGTTGTCGCGGAGTATGCGAAGTCGAACCGTTCTATGTGCAAGAAATGCTTTGTACCCATACAATCCAAAACCCTAAGACTGGGATTGGTCTCAAGGGGCATGGCGAGACTCTTGGACATTACTAAATGGCACCACTTCAGTTGCTTCCCTATATCCTCCTCTAACTCTCATCCTAAGACCATTACTGGCTTTTCCTCCCTGAAG AGCGGTGACCAGGAACCTCTCACGAAGTTTTTTGCTGGACAGGACAAGTCTGAAGAT TTATCCACGTCTGATGTTAATTCTGGGGTTAATATCACCTTTTCAGTTTCTGATGTCAAGAGTACATACAAG GATGCTACCCTTTTGCCTAAATGGAAGGCGTTCCAAACAGTCATTTTTCTTGAACGG GATGATGGTTTGCAAGATTCAAGTAAAATCGCTGCATTTGATTTTGACGGGTGTCTTGCGAAAACTGCTGTGAATAT AACAGGTCCTAATGCTTGGTCTCTCATGTATCCTGTAATTCCTGATAAGCTGCAAAGCTTATACAACAATGGCTACAAACTG GTAATTTTCACCAATGAATCCAATATTGAACGTTGGAAGAATCAAAGACAAAAAGCTGTGGACTCAAAAATTGGACGTCTAAATCAGTTTATTGAGAAAGTGAAGGTCCCAATTCAG GTTTTTATAGCTTGTGGGACAGGTAAATCAGGCAAGGCTGGAACGAAAGAAGCCGATCCTTTTCGAAAACCAAAACCAGGAATGTGGCAACTTATGGAGAAACACTTCAACTCTGGCATTACCATCGATATGAATCA ATCATTTTATGTCGGTGATGCAGCCGGAAGAAAAAAAGATCATAGTGACGCTGATATTAAATTTGCAGAG GCTAATGGTTTGAAATTTCATCTCCCTGAAGATTTCTTTGCCGCATGA
- the LOC127126399 gene encoding polynucleotide 3'-phosphatase ZDP isoform X2 codes for MQQIPKVFLLIASLPIFAISVNACSLSFQNLSMALSKVVAEYAKSNRSMCKKCFVPIQSKTLRLGLVSRGMARLLDITKWHHFSCFPISSSNSHPKTITGFSSLKSGDQEPLTKFFAGQDKSEDLSTSDVNSGVNITFSVSDVKSTYKDDGLQDSSKIAAFDFDGCLAKTAVNITGPNAWSLMYPVIPDKLQSLYNNGYKLVIFTNESNIERWKNQRQKAVDSKIGRLNQFIEKVKVPIQVFIACGTGKSGKAGTKEADPFRKPKPGMWQLMEKHFNSGITIDMNQSFYVGDAAGRKKDHSDADIKFAELWRIFVTTIMANLWRLAVPWPFVADMTGHKMGMFCFPL; via the exons ATGCAGCAAATTCCCAAAGTCTTCTTGTTGATTGCCTCTCTTCCCATTTTCGCCATTTCTGTGAACGCTTGTTCTCTCTCATTTCAAAACTTGTCGATGGCGCTGTCCAAGGTTGTCGCGGAGTATGCGAAGTCGAACCGTTCTATGTGCAAGAAATGCTTTGTACCCATACAATCCAAAACCCTAAGACTGGGATTGGTCTCAAGGGGCATGGCGAGACTCTTGGACATTACTAAATGGCACCACTTCAGTTGCTTCCCTATATCCTCCTCTAACTCTCATCCTAAGACCATTACTGGCTTTTCCTCCCTGAAG AGCGGTGACCAGGAACCTCTCACGAAGTTTTTTGCTGGACAGGACAAGTCTGAAGAT TTATCCACGTCTGATGTTAATTCTGGGGTTAATATCACCTTTTCAGTTTCTGATGTCAAGAGTACATACAAG GATGATGGTTTGCAAGATTCAAGTAAAATCGCTGCATTTGATTTTGACGGGTGTCTTGCGAAAACTGCTGTGAATAT AACAGGTCCTAATGCTTGGTCTCTCATGTATCCTGTAATTCCTGATAAGCTGCAAAGCTTATACAACAATGGCTACAAACTG GTAATTTTCACCAATGAATCCAATATTGAACGTTGGAAGAATCAAAGACAAAAAGCTGTGGACTCAAAAATTGGACGTCTAAATCAGTTTATTGAGAAAGTGAAGGTCCCAATTCAG GTTTTTATAGCTTGTGGGACAGGTAAATCAGGCAAGGCTGGAACGAAAGAAGCCGATCCTTTTCGAAAACCAAAACCAGGAATGTGGCAACTTATGGAGAAACACTTCAACTCTGGCATTACCATCGATATGAATCA ATCATTTTATGTCGGTGATGCAGCCGGAAGAAAAAAAGATCATAGTGACGCTGATATTAAATTTGCAGAG CTATGGCGAATTTTTGTGACGACCATCATGGCCAATTTGTGGAGGCTGGCTGTGCCATGGCCTTTTGTGGCAGATATGACGGGGCATAAAATGGGAATGTTTTGTTTTCCGCTATAG
- the LOC127126399 gene encoding polynucleotide 3'-phosphatase ZDP isoform X1: MQQIPKVFLLIASLPIFAISVNACSLSFQNLSMALSKVVAEYAKSNRSMCKKCFVPIQSKTLRLGLVSRGMARLLDITKWHHFSCFPISSSNSHPKTITGFSSLKSGDQEPLTKFFAGQDKSEDLSTSDVNSGVNITFSVSDVKSTYKDATLLPKWKAFQTVIFLERDDGLQDSSKIAAFDFDGCLAKTAVNITGPNAWSLMYPVIPDKLQSLYNNGYKLVIFTNESNIERWKNQRQKAVDSKIGRLNQFIEKVKVPIQVFIACGTGKSGKAGTKEADPFRKPKPGMWQLMEKHFNSGITIDMNQSFYVGDAAGRKKDHSDADIKFAELWRIFVTTIMANLWRLAVPWPFVADMTGHKMGMFCFPL, encoded by the exons ATGCAGCAAATTCCCAAAGTCTTCTTGTTGATTGCCTCTCTTCCCATTTTCGCCATTTCTGTGAACGCTTGTTCTCTCTCATTTCAAAACTTGTCGATGGCGCTGTCCAAGGTTGTCGCGGAGTATGCGAAGTCGAACCGTTCTATGTGCAAGAAATGCTTTGTACCCATACAATCCAAAACCCTAAGACTGGGATTGGTCTCAAGGGGCATGGCGAGACTCTTGGACATTACTAAATGGCACCACTTCAGTTGCTTCCCTATATCCTCCTCTAACTCTCATCCTAAGACCATTACTGGCTTTTCCTCCCTGAAG AGCGGTGACCAGGAACCTCTCACGAAGTTTTTTGCTGGACAGGACAAGTCTGAAGAT TTATCCACGTCTGATGTTAATTCTGGGGTTAATATCACCTTTTCAGTTTCTGATGTCAAGAGTACATACAAG GATGCTACCCTTTTGCCTAAATGGAAGGCGTTCCAAACAGTCATTTTTCTTGAACGG GATGATGGTTTGCAAGATTCAAGTAAAATCGCTGCATTTGATTTTGACGGGTGTCTTGCGAAAACTGCTGTGAATAT AACAGGTCCTAATGCTTGGTCTCTCATGTATCCTGTAATTCCTGATAAGCTGCAAAGCTTATACAACAATGGCTACAAACTG GTAATTTTCACCAATGAATCCAATATTGAACGTTGGAAGAATCAAAGACAAAAAGCTGTGGACTCAAAAATTGGACGTCTAAATCAGTTTATTGAGAAAGTGAAGGTCCCAATTCAG GTTTTTATAGCTTGTGGGACAGGTAAATCAGGCAAGGCTGGAACGAAAGAAGCCGATCCTTTTCGAAAACCAAAACCAGGAATGTGGCAACTTATGGAGAAACACTTCAACTCTGGCATTACCATCGATATGAATCA ATCATTTTATGTCGGTGATGCAGCCGGAAGAAAAAAAGATCATAGTGACGCTGATATTAAATTTGCAGAG CTATGGCGAATTTTTGTGACGACCATCATGGCCAATTTGTGGAGGCTGGCTGTGCCATGGCCTTTTGTGGCAGATATGACGGGGCATAAAATGGGAATGTTTTGTTTTCCGCTATAG